In Nitrospira sp., the DNA window AGTTCGATCTCTTGGTCGGCAGCAACCGTATCACGCAAAACGACTTGGAACAGGCCATCGTTGATTCCCGCAAGAGCACGAACGACCTGGAAACCATCCTCCTCGAAAAATATAAGGTTCCGAAACTCGATCTCGGCAAATCCCTCGCCCAGTTCTATAAGTGTCCCTACATTGAGTACAGCGAACGAACCATTGTCGATGTCGAACTGTTGAAGAACCTCAATGTCGACTATCTCAAAAAGAACCACTGGATGCCGCTGAAGCGGGATCGCACCGCCATTGAAATCCTGACCGATGATCCAGGAGATCTGGACCGCGTCCAAGACATCAAGCGCACCTTCCCGGGCCTCAACATTCGTTTTGCCGTCAGCCTTCGCCGCGACATCGCCCAGTTTCTCACGTCGGCAACGGGACAGAGTGACAGCGGAGGAGGGAGGAAACTTGATGAAAACGTGTCAGATATTCTCGGCGAACTGGTCACCGAGGCCCAGGCCGAAGCCATGGAGGAAGCTGCTGGCACCGGAGGTCCTGATGAAAACGATAACGCCATCGTCCGACTGGCCAACCAGATCATTGCCGATGCGTATCGTCAAAATGCCTCGGATATTCACATCGAACCCTATGGAGAAAAACGAGAGACTCTAGTCCGATTTCGAGTCGACGGAGAATGCTTCGAGTATATGAAGATTCCGCAGAGTTACCGACGAGCCATCGTCTCCCGACTCAAAATCATGGCCAGCCTCGACATCGCTGAGCGTCGAAAGCCTCAAGACGGCAAGATTAAATTCAAGCTTTCCGAGACAAAGGAAATCGAACTCCGCGTCGCCACGCTTCCCACAGCCGGATATAACGAAGACGTGGTGATGCGTATCCTCGCAGCGAGCGAGCCGCTGCCGCTCGACAAAATGGGGTTCTCGGAACGGAATCTCAGAGTCCTGAAAGAAATTTCTGAGAAACCCTATGGCATCATTCTGTGCGTCGGACCGACTGGGTCCGGGAAGACCACGACTCTCCACTCCGTGCTTGGGAACATCAATACCCCGGACATCAAGATCTGGACAGCGGAGGATCCGGTCGAAATCACCCAATACGGCCTACGCCAAGTCCAAGTGCAGCCGAAGATCGGCTTCACCTTCGCCACCGCCATGCGGGCATTTCTCCGTGCAGACCCTGATGTGATTATGGTGGGAGAAATGCGGGATAAAGAAACGGCCGATACCGGAATCGAAGCATCGCTCACCGGCCACCTCGTCTTGAGCACCTTGCATACCAACAGTGCAGTCGAAACCGTCACCCGCTTGCTCGATATGGGCTGTGACCCTTTCAGCTTCGCCGACGCCATGTTGGGTGTACTGGCACAACGATTAGCCCGCCGCATCTGCAAGGACTGTAAGGAACAATATGTCGGAACCAAAGAAGAGTACGAAGAGCTTCGGCAGGGGTATGGGCCTGACTACTGGGATCAGCTCGGCATCAAGCAAGATAGTACATTCAGGTTGACTCGCGGGAAGGGCTGTGAAACGTGTAATCGATCCGGCTTCAAGGGACGCGTGGCGTTGCACGAACTGCTTCTCGGGACAGATCGCATGAAACGTATGGTACAACAAAAGTCACGCACCGAGGACATGTTGAAAGCCGCGATTGAGGATGGAATGACCACGCTCGTCCAAGATGGTATCCAAAAAGTCTTGCAGGGCCATACCACCTATAAGGAAGTGAAAGCCGTCGCCATCAAATAGCTGTTCCATCGACCAGCGCCTGCGGTGCGGATTCCAGCTCTTCAGTTCCTACTCACAACCAGATAGAATAGCGCCATTCTTACGGAGGTGCCCCTACCATGCGAGCATCCAGATTCCTGCTTGCCTCACTCCTTTTGCTCGGCGGATGCGAATCCGCAGATCGAGTGTTGACCAATTCGGAACGAGTGCTGAGCAGTCGTACGGGACGGACCGTTCTCGACATTGCCGCGGGTAAAGACCCCAAACAAATCCTCAAAGAGCGGGTCGACGCCTACCAGCGCGACCCCGAGGCCGTCATCAGAGATCTCCGAGCGATTCAACGGGACTTCAACACGCTGATGACTGCGCTCACAGGCAACGTTCGGAAGACATGGGGCGAGAAAGAAGTGAAGGTCCCGGAACAGAAGAAGTACGTGAAATATACGCAGAACTACATGAGCCGAACCATCGTTGACTTCGACAACGGAACAATCCTGGTGGAAACCCTGGACGACAAGTCGCCCAAAGAGAGTTTAAAAAACGCGATCGTGACGACCTTGCTCACACCGGACGATCCACGCTCCGTCGATCTATTTTCCGACAAGCCGGTGACCTTGACCAGTGATCATGCCCCCTATTTACTTGGGCTGGTTCTGGATCAGGCGGGACAGCCGATCCGCACCCCAGTGCAGGCGGAAGCGTTTGCGGCATCCAGTCTCGAGAGCGCCAAGACCAGGTCGGTGGACCAGAACGGCGTTCCCAAACAAGTG includes these proteins:
- a CDS encoding DUF3393 domain-containing protein, whose translation is MRASRFLLASLLLLGGCESADRVLTNSERVLSSRTGRTVLDIAAGKDPKQILKERVDAYQRDPEAVIRDLRAIQRDFNTLMTALTGNVRKTWGEKEVKVPEQKKYVKYTQNYMSRTIVDFDNGTILVETLDDKSPKESLKNAIVTTLLTPDDPRSVDLFSDKPVTLTSDHAPYLLGLVLDQAGQPIRTPVQAEAFAASSLESAKTRSVDQNGVPKQVLIAEIKMVANFSNKQADKYRTTVTRFGEQFKISPSLIFAVIRTESNFNPFAVSSAPAFGLMQLVPTSGGRDAYRKAKGKDTIPSREYLFDPENNIELGSAYLNVLSYNQLEQVENEVSREYCVISAYNTGTGNVFKAFATNSTSAINHINGLEPPAVYDRLRTNLPYQETRDYLAKVVGFRKQFVSLGDGPGR
- a CDS encoding GspE/PulE family protein is translated as MMQNVQDLQHKVEHAEHLKRITAQIHAAGHLDHILLDLHKDILSVFDAQDLTLYAFDSEKKEIFSKVPHIDGAEEVRIPITEQSLAGFCAKYLRPVNIADAYNLAELRAIHPTLVHDTSYDKRTGFKTKQVLTYPVVADNKYLMGVLQLLNKKSGSRFTRKDEEAVDEIAKALGIAFFNLKKTSKKNPTKFDLLVGSNRITQNDLEQAIVDSRKSTNDLETILLEKYKVPKLDLGKSLAQFYKCPYIEYSERTIVDVELLKNLNVDYLKKNHWMPLKRDRTAIEILTDDPGDLDRVQDIKRTFPGLNIRFAVSLRRDIAQFLTSATGQSDSGGGRKLDENVSDILGELVTEAQAEAMEEAAGTGGPDENDNAIVRLANQIIADAYRQNASDIHIEPYGEKRETLVRFRVDGECFEYMKIPQSYRRAIVSRLKIMASLDIAERRKPQDGKIKFKLSETKEIELRVATLPTAGYNEDVVMRILAASEPLPLDKMGFSERNLRVLKEISEKPYGIILCVGPTGSGKTTTLHSVLGNINTPDIKIWTAEDPVEITQYGLRQVQVQPKIGFTFATAMRAFLRADPDVIMVGEMRDKETADTGIEASLTGHLVLSTLHTNSAVETVTRLLDMGCDPFSFADAMLGVLAQRLARRICKDCKEQYVGTKEEYEELRQGYGPDYWDQLGIKQDSTFRLTRGKGCETCNRSGFKGRVALHELLLGTDRMKRMVQQKSRTEDMLKAAIEDGMTTLVQDGIQKVLQGHTTYKEVKAVAIK